A portion of the Naumovozyma castellii chromosome 2, complete genome genome contains these proteins:
- the RFM1 gene encoding Rfm1p (ancestral locus Anc_8.738), protein MTDTPSSETSVSNWNKLMQLQDQENKLTEQIKDIVSDIKPLEFESYYDYFIIHSFKKGVSESGKVDIDDLRSREHGRYYKRIKRSDVNSNSNSVPPTSNNDDNDLDYINTRIKIDPNDNKSDESGPNRRRTRSQASSAPIVNMKETDDDSDNEDLESLDLSNDERSNSNGNTSSGELSKINSDFEDEENRNVATTDIISVELDTLPSSPDTSDDVEDNIDKDTDEENKELPKIEEETEKNLEEKENGNDTNGTHIESPLGDSAEEKAVGEHIEKEKEQEQEEEHELDIHDLYESLVPKVKDPERRSDWILPPRFRYIPEKQMRTKHVHETVKVNELVSMKRIRKVLSRFEGGVAGVRKRDWESDEE, encoded by the coding sequence ATGACAGATACTCCCTCGTCAGAAACATCCGTTTCCAATTGGAACAAGCTGATGCAATTACAAGACCAAGAGAATAAACTTACTGAACAGATAAAGGATATCGTATCTGATATTAAACCGTTAGAATTTGAATCGTATTatgattattttattatccattctttcaaaaaggGCGTCTCTGAAAGTGGGAAAGTGGATATCGATGATTTAAGGAGCAGAGAACATGGGAGATATTATAAGAGGATCAAGAGAAGTGATGTGAATTCTAACTCTAATTCAGTGCCACCTACTTCAAACAATGACGATAATGATCTGGATTATATTAATACTCGTATAAAAATTGATCCCAATGATAACAAATCAGATGAATCAGGCCCTAATAGGAGAAGAACAAGATCGCAAGCTAGTAGTGCACCCATTGTCAACATGAAGGAGacagatgatgattctgacaatgaagatttggaatcgttagatttatcaaatgatgaaagaTCAAACAGTAATGGTAACACTTCCTCTGGCGAGTtatcaaaaataaattcagattttgaagatgaagaaaatcgTAATGTTGCTACAACGGATATCATATCAGTTGAATTGGACACTCTACCGTCTTCTCCTGATACTTCAGATGATGTGGAAGACAATATCGACAAAGAcactgatgaagaaaataaagagCTTCctaaaattgaagaagaaacggaaaagaatttggaagagaaggaaaatggGAACGATACAAATGGTACACATATTGAATCACCACTAGGTGATTCTGCTGAGGAAAAGGCAGTGGGTGAACATATTgagaaagagaaggaacaggaacaagaagaggAGCACGAACTTGATATACATGATCTTTATGAGTCTTTAGTACCAAAAGTAAAAGATCCAGAAAGAAGATCAGATTGGATACTACCTCCACGTTTTAGGTACATCCCTGAGAAACAAATGCGTACCAAACATGTTCATGAGACTGTAAAAGTAAATGAATTGGTGTCTATGAA
- the FSH3 gene encoding putative serine hydrolase (ancestral locus Anc_8.740), whose product MKKQKFHFQYLTKTKHQLFLQHNKQSTEMGKILMLHGFVQSDKIFSSKTGGLRKSLKKLGYELCYPCGTELITKEVLHRIHGSPQDISKQFNTTIKEDAADDDEENKLYGWWIKNSDGVSFEIKQNTLDYLHNYVIENGPFDGIIGFSQGAGLAGYLATDFNGLLDLTLEQQPPLKFFISFSGFRLEPASFQHNYNVKSIQMPSLHVQGELDTVVSEQRVMKLYETCPEETRTLLKHPGGHFVPNSKQFVSQVCNWIVSMTRASKESTTEKKTATSNMETPDLDDDLMDMIDSFGKI is encoded by the coding sequence AtgaaaaaacaaaaatttcaCTTCCAGTACTTAACTAAGACTAAACATCAGTTGTTCTTGCAACATAACAAGCAATCAACTGAAATGGGGAAAATTCTAATGCTCCATGGGTTTGTACAATCCGACaagattttttcttccaagaCGGGAGGTCTACGTAAGAGTTTGAAGAAGCTGGGCTATGAGTTGTGCTATCCCTGTGGTACGGAACTAATCACTAAGGAAGTACTGCATCGTATTCATGGATCTCCGCAAGATATATCCAAACAATTCAACACTACGATTAAGGAGGATGCTGCCGATGACGACGAGGAGAACAAGTTATACGGTTGGTGGATTAAGAACAGCGATGGTGTCTCgtttgaaattaaacaGAACACACTGGATTATTTGCATAATTACGTGATAGAGAATGGACCCTTTGATGGTATCATTGGGTTCAGTCAAGGTGCAGGTCTGGCAGGCTACTTGGCCACTGATTTCAATGGGTTATTGGATTTGACTCTGGAGCAACAACCTCCTTTGAAGTTCTTCATATCTTTCAGTGGGTTCAGATTGGAACCTGCGTCCTTCCAGCACAATTACAACGTCAAGTCCATCCAGATGCCTTCACTGCACGTCCAGGGTGAACTAGACACTGTGGTTTCTGAGCAAAGAGTAATGAAGCTCTACGAAACTTGCCCTGAAGAGACAAGAACGCTATTGAAGCATCCAGGTGGTCATTTCGTGCCCAATTCCAAACAGTTTGTTTCACAAGTTTGCAATTGGATTGTAAGCATGACAAGAGCATCCAAGGAAAGTACTACGGAGAAGAAGACAGCAACGAGCAACATGGAGACGCCCGATTTGGACGATGATCTCATGGACATGATAGATTCTTTTGGCaagatataa
- the UBP8 gene encoding ubiquitin-specific protease UBP8 (ancestral locus Anc_8.742), whose amino-acid sequence MGDHCKHIEQVFQNEKSKDGVLKSCNAARFILRHTPIKEKLLHTMKCSQCQEINAGSTFMCLQCDFVGCWNGSHFITHMKRFGHVFGINSSNGLLFCFKCMDYIGHLETINYSMLNKYWDDISTKTTIPSQERRDGLFGLVNMGSTCFMSSILQALIHNPYIVNYSMSQTHFVNCSIKNSSLCMSCALDAMIIEFYGQSKLQPISSSSSSSSSSSSSSPSAFISLLTCSLKINENFAGYSQQDAHEFLQYFLNQLHQDYKRDSSHNEQENNCPCVAHSIFQGELKSSIVCPECQNDSKTIIDPFMDLSLDIKDKTDLYQCLDSFHKKEKLHDFNYHCSRCNTSLDPIKQFTINKLPPMLVLQLKRFEHFVNGTNVKLNEFVQYPLYLNMRDYCDRNTNQETPDIIYELTGILSHIGSINEGHYVVVLKINDGRWFKFNDSMISVIKEDEALKQQAYLLFYTVRQIN is encoded by the coding sequence ATGGGGGATCATTGCAAACATATCGAACAAGTCttccaaaatgaaaaatcgAAGGATGGGGTCCTGAAATCCTGCAATGCAGCCAGATTCATCCTGAGACACACGCCCATCAAGGAGAAATTATTGCATACCATGAAGTGTTCTCAATGTCAGGAAATCAATGCCGGTTCCACTTTTATGTGCCTACAATGTGACTTTGTCGGTTGTTGGAATGGGTCCCATTTTATAACTCACATGAAACGATTCGGCCATGTCTTCGGTATTAATTCATCCAATGGacttttattttgtttcaaGTGTATGGACTATATCGGTCATTTGGAAACCATAAATTACTCCATGTTGAACAAATATTGGGATGACATTTCCACGAAGACAACGATACCGTCTCAGGAACGAAGAGATGGACTTTTTGGGTTGGTCAACATGGGGTCTACATGCTTTATGAGTAGTATATTGCAAGCTTTGATACATAATCCATACATTGTCAATTATTCCATGAGTCAAACTCATTTTGTGAATTGTTCCATTAAAAATTCATCCTTGTGTATGTCATGTGCCCTAGACGCCATGATTATAGAATTTTATGGTCAAAGCAAATTGCAACCTATAtcctcctcatcatcatcatcctcatcctcgtcgtcatcatcaccatctgcatttatttctttgttgaCCTGTTCATTGAAGATCAATGAGAATTTTGCAGGTTATTCACAACAAGACGCTCATGAATTCctacaatattttttaaatcaATTGCATCAAGACTACAAGAGAGATTCTTCTCATAATGAACAAGAGAATAATTGTCCCTGTGTAGCACATTCAATCTTCCAAGGAGAATTGAAGAGTTCCATTGTTTGTCCTGAATGTCAAAATGATTCCAAGACCATAATTGATCCCTTCATGGATTTATCATTAGATATTAAAGACAAGACAGATTTGTATCAATGTTTGGATAGTTTCCATAAGAAGGAGAAGCTTCATGATTTCAACTACCATTGTTCTCGATGTAATACTTCCTTGGATCCGATAAAGCAATTTaccattaataaattacCACCAATGCTTGTGTTACAACTGAAAAGATTTGAACATTTCGTTAATGGAACCAATGtcaaattaaatgaatttgttcaatacCCATTGTATTTAAATATGCGAGACTATTGTGATAGGAATACAAACCAGGAAACTCCCGATATTATTTACGAATTAACCGGTATATTATCTCATATTGGGTCCATTAATGAAGGTCATTATGTGGTAGTGTTAAAGATAAATGATGGAAGGTggtttaaatttaatgattccATGATCTCTGTCATCAAAGAAGACGAGGCACTAAAACAACAAGCATACTTATTATTCTACACAGTTCGtcaaattaattaa
- the PLP2 gene encoding Plp2p (ancestral locus Anc_8.743), producing the protein MQNEPMFQVQVDESEDTEWNDILRAKGVIPERPPSPTAQLEKALEDTIRKQHENRLEDKDLDELDALEDEEDEEFLELYKRKRLAEMAKLQQRSKFGEVFHINKPEYNKEVTLASGGKDVQTETEEPESEDEAEPQQQREGVYVFVHLSLQSKLQSRILSHIFQASASKFPELKFVEIPANRAIENYPDANCPTLLIYYKGNVLKNMVTLLELGGNNTTVKDFEKLMVDMKAVDEKDNRLIINQDDDESREERHLKFASKGIRSGSKGLGTGSYLDAGEGDDDDDDFFD; encoded by the coding sequence CAGAATGGAATGATATCCTTAGAGCGAAAGGTGTCATCCCAGAGAGACCACCTTCCCCAACGGCCCAATTAGAAAAGGCCCTAGAGGATACTATAAGGAAGCAACATGAGAATAGGTTGGAGGATAAGGATttggatgaattggatgCCTTAGAAGACGAGGAGGATGAGGAATTCTTGGAGTTGTACAAGAGGAAACGATTGGCTGAGATGGCTAAATTGCAACAGCGATCAAAGTTTGGTGAAGTGTTCCATATTAATAAACCCgaatataataaagagGTCACGCTAGCTAGTGGTGGTAAAGATGTGCAAACTGAGACGGAGGAACCGGAATCGGAAGATGAAGCAGAACCACAACAGCAAAGGGAGGGTGTTTACGTTTTCGTTCATTTGTCCTTGCAAAGTAAATTGCAAAGTAGGATCTTGTCGCATATCTTCCAAGCCAGTGCTTCCAAGTTTCCTGAATTAAAATTCGTAGAAATTCCTGCCAATAGAgccattgaaaattatCCAGATGCTAATTGCCCCACTTTATTGATTTACTACAAGGGTAATGTGTTAAAGAATATGGTGACACTATTGGAATTAGGTGGTAATAATACAACAGtgaaagattttgaaaaattaatggtAGATATGAAAGCTGTGGATGAAAAGGATAACAGATTAATTATAAATCAagacgatgatgaatctCGAGAGGAGAgacatttgaaatttgcTAGTAAAGGAATAAGATCCGGTTCAAAAGGATTAGGTACTGGATCGTACTTAGATGCTGGTGAAGgtgatgacgatgatgatgatttctttgattaG